One stretch of Enoplosus armatus isolate fEnoArm2 chromosome 1, fEnoArm2.hap1, whole genome shotgun sequence DNA includes these proteins:
- the LOC139281809 gene encoding lysyl oxidase homolog 1-like, with the protein MYSLRCAAEEKCLSSTAYGPESTDYDVRVLLRFPQRVKNKGTADFMPNRPRHTWEWHSCHQHYHSMDEFSHYDLLEVSTGRKVAEGHKASFCLEDTTCDFGHLKRYACTAHTQGLSPGCYDTYNADIDCQWIDITDIQPGNYILKVGVNPKFLVLESDFTNNVVRCNIHYTGRFVTTTNCKIAQS; encoded by the exons ATGTATTCTCTCCGCTGTGCTGctgaagaaaaatgtctgtcaaG CACCGCCTATGGCCCTGAGTCAACCGACTATGATGTAAGGGTCCTGCTGCGATTCCCACAGAGGGTGAAGAACAAGGGGACTGCCGACTTCATGCCTAACAGGCCACGTCATACCTGGGAGTGGCATAGCTGTCATCA GCACTACCACAGTATGGACGAGTTCAGCCATTATGATTTACTGGAGGTCAGCACTGGCCGTAAAGTGGCGGAGGGACACAAGGCTAGCTTCTGTCTGGAGGACACCACCTGTGACTTTGGTCACCTGAAGCGCTATGCCTGCACTGCTCATACTCAG GGTCTGAGTCCAGGCTGCTACGATACATACAATGCTGATATTGACTGCCAGTGGATCGATATCACAGACATCCAGCCTGGAAACTACATACTAAAGGTAGGA GTTAATCCCAAATTCTTGGTGCTGGAATCAGACTTTACCAACAACGTGGTCAGGTGTAATATACACTACACAGGACGGTTTGTTACAACAACCAACTGCAAGATAGCACA gtcttGA